Proteins encoded by one window of Chryseobacterium sp. POL2:
- a CDS encoding BT0820 family HAD-type phosphatase, with protein MINNKKLAIDFDGTIVDDAYPGIGKAKIFAFDTLKKLQSEGYRLILWTYRHGKTLDEAVEFCRKNGLEFYAVNSSFEGEVFDSETQSRKIDADLFIDDRNLGGFPGWGEVYQIVKERIEFQVAGGEVHAYSKMKKEKKKGLFW; from the coding sequence ATTGATTTTGATGGTACAATCGTAGATGACGCTTATCCAGGAATTGGAAAAGCTAAAATTTTCGCTTTTGATACCTTGAAGAAATTACAATCAGAAGGTTATAGATTGATACTTTGGACATATCGCCATGGTAAAACTTTGGATGAAGCAGTGGAGTTTTGTAGAAAAAATGGATTAGAGTTTTATGCTGTTAACTCAAGCTTCGAAGGCGAAGTTTTTGATTCTGAAACCCAAAGTAGAAAAATTGATGCCGATTTGTTCATCGATGACCGCAACTTAGGTGGTTTTCCAGGTTGGGGAGAAGTTTATCAAATCGTGAAAGAGCGTATCGAATTCCAGGTAGCGGGAGGCGAAGTACATGCTTATTCTAAAATGAAAAAAGAAAAAAAGAAAGGCCTTTTTTGGTAA
- the map gene encoding type I methionyl aminopeptidase — protein sequence MIQLKTIEELRLMKESAQLVSKTLGMLAKEIKPGVTTNYLDKLGGEFIRDNGGYPAFLGMYGFPKNLCISPNDQVVHGIPNDEPLKDGDILSVDCGVFMNDFYGDHAYTFEVGEVAPEVRKLLRVTKESLYKGIEQCIRGKRVGDIANAIQVHCEKEGYGVVRELVGHGLGRKMHEDPQVPNYGKKGSGKVLKDGIALAIEPMTNLGTEKVKFHDDGWTVTTLDNLPSAHFEHDVCIIKGKPVLLSTYQYIYEALGIKSDEEKAFQLDF from the coding sequence ATGATACAGTTAAAAACAATAGAAGAACTTCGACTAATGAAAGAAAGTGCCCAATTGGTTTCCAAGACTTTGGGTATGTTAGCGAAAGAAATAAAACCAGGAGTTACGACCAATTATTTGGACAAACTTGGTGGTGAATTTATACGTGACAATGGCGGTTATCCCGCTTTTTTAGGAATGTATGGTTTTCCTAAAAATTTGTGTATTTCACCCAATGATCAAGTGGTGCATGGTATCCCAAATGATGAACCTTTAAAAGATGGCGATATTTTATCTGTTGATTGTGGCGTTTTTATGAACGATTTTTATGGCGATCATGCCTATACTTTCGAAGTAGGAGAAGTCGCACCAGAAGTTAGAAAACTACTTCGTGTCACCAAAGAATCTTTGTATAAAGGTATCGAACAATGTATTCGTGGAAAACGTGTTGGCGATATTGCTAATGCAATTCAGGTGCATTGTGAAAAAGAAGGTTATGGCGTAGTTCGCGAGTTGGTGGGGCATGGCTTAGGTCGAAAAATGCATGAAGATCCACAAGTGCCTAATTATGGAAAAAAAGGAAGTGGAAAAGTTCTGAAAGATGGTATTGCTTTAGCGATTGAACCGATGACAAATCTAGGAACAGAAAAAGTAAAATTCCATGATGATGGTTGGACAGTGACAACACTTGATAATTTGCCTTCAGCACACTTCGAACATGATGTATGTATTATAAAAGGTAAACCTGTTTTGCTATCAACTTATCAATATATTTACGAGGCTTTAGGAATAAAGTCGGATGAGGAAAAAGCTTTTCAATTAGATTTTTAA
- a CDS encoding class I SAM-dependent methyltransferase: MKKVAKFLLNKLPRPMLIQLSILARPLIYQIFKGDRFTDPIDGKSYRKFLPYGYGKQRENALSPGTLSLERHRQMWLYLKNETSFFSDSFKVLHIAPEQEFLRRFKKMNNLDYTSADLYSPIVDVKADILDLPFEDNSFDVIICNHVLEHIVDDRKAMSELYRVMKKGGWGIVQVPMKNSLEKTYEDFSITDPKEKQKHFGQYDHVRWYGMDYFERLKSVGFEAEVNFYSQQFSEYDQIRFGLNKNEILPIIRKA; this comes from the coding sequence TTGAAAAAAGTTGCAAAATTTCTTCTTAACAAACTGCCAAGGCCAATGCTTATACAGCTAAGTATTTTGGCTCGCCCGCTTATTTATCAAATTTTCAAAGGGGACCGTTTTACAGATCCTATAGATGGAAAATCTTATAGGAAGTTTTTGCCTTATGGTTATGGAAAACAAAGAGAGAATGCGCTTTCGCCAGGTACACTTTCTTTGGAAAGACATCGTCAAATGTGGTTGTATCTTAAAAATGAAACAAGCTTTTTTTCTGACTCTTTTAAGGTTTTACATATCGCACCAGAGCAAGAGTTTCTTCGCCGTTTCAAAAAGATGAACAATTTGGATTATACTTCTGCGGATTTGTATTCTCCAATTGTAGACGTAAAAGCTGATATTTTAGATTTACCATTTGAGGATAATAGTTTTGATGTTATCATTTGTAATCATGTTTTAGAGCATATTGTTGATGACCGCAAAGCGATGTCAGAATTGTATCGCGTGATGAAAAAAGGCGGTTGGGGAATTGTACAAGTCCCTATGAAAAATAGCTTGGAGAAAACGTATGAGGATTTTTCAATAACAGATCCCAAAGAAAAGCAAAAGCATTTTGGGCAATACGATCATGTCCGTTGGTATGGGATGGATTATTTTGAAAGACTTAAAAGTGTGGGTTTTGAAGCTGAAGTCAACTTTTATTCACAACAATTTTCTGAGTATGACCAAATCCGATTTGGACTCAATAAAAATGAAATTTTACCAATAATCCGAAAGGCATAA
- a CDS encoding efflux RND transporter periplasmic adaptor subunit, with product MRRISILMMTSALMLASCSKEKKQDGQKEVKPQPYEYIVAKSGAADNHTEYPARLEGVENVEIRPKIDGFIENLYVDEGQMVSRGQHLFRIRNPQYEQFVRVAQASVNSAQAAVATAQMQVTKTKPLVDRKIVSAYELQAAQLNLKAAQASLAEQEAQLTNAKVNQGYTIITSPVSGVVGTLPLKAGSYVSASTSQPLTTVSNISKIFAYFSINEKDQLNFLKHSPGASIQEKIKNTPLITLRLSDGSIYNEKGKLESISGLVDPNTGSFSMRATFPNPQGLLRSGYSATIILPNNLEDVIIVPQKATFELQGKIFVYVIGANNKVKSQEIKVTELADGVTYAVESGLKNGDKIVVQGIGILKDDTEVIPKETNLQTVLKTN from the coding sequence ATGAGAAGAATTTCGATACTGATGATGACTTCAGCATTGATGTTAGCATCTTGTTCAAAAGAAAAAAAACAAGATGGTCAAAAGGAAGTGAAACCGCAACCCTATGAATATATTGTGGCGAAATCTGGTGCTGCCGACAATCATACAGAATATCCAGCTAGGCTAGAAGGTGTGGAAAATGTTGAAATTCGTCCAAAAATCGATGGATTTATAGAAAATCTTTATGTTGACGAAGGACAAATGGTAAGTAGAGGACAGCATCTCTTCCGTATCCGAAATCCTCAGTACGAGCAATTCGTACGTGTAGCACAGGCTTCAGTTAATAGTGCGCAAGCAGCTGTGGCAACTGCGCAGATGCAGGTTACCAAAACAAAGCCTTTGGTGGATCGTAAAATTGTTTCCGCTTACGAATTGCAAGCAGCACAACTTAATTTGAAAGCAGCTCAGGCCAGTCTTGCAGAACAAGAAGCGCAATTAACCAACGCTAAAGTTAATCAAGGCTATACGATAATTACAAGTCCAGTTTCGGGGGTTGTAGGAACACTTCCTCTAAAAGCGGGTAGTTATGTTAGCGCAAGCACGTCTCAGCCTTTGACGACGGTTTCTAATATTTCCAAAATATTTGCTTATTTCTCAATTAACGAGAAAGATCAACTTAACTTTTTAAAGCATTCTCCTGGCGCATCTATTCAAGAGAAAATTAAAAATACGCCACTTATTACTTTGCGTCTTTCAGATGGAAGTATTTATAACGAAAAGGGGAAATTAGAATCCATTAGTGGATTGGTCGATCCTAATACGGGATCTTTCAGTATGCGTGCTACTTTTCCTAATCCACAAGGATTGTTGAGAAGTGGATACAGCGCGACAATTATTTTGCCTAACAATTTGGAAGATGTTATCATAGTTCCTCAAAAAGCAACTTTTGAGCTTCAAGGTAAAATTTTTGTTTATGTAATCGGTGCAAATAATAAAGTGAAATCTCAAGAAATAAAAGTAACTGAATTGGCGGACGGAGTGACTTACGCTGTAGAATCAGGACTGAAAAATGGAGATAAAATTGTAGTACAAGGGATTGGTATTTTGAAAGATGATACCGAGGTTATACCCAAGGAAACCAATCTTCAAACGGTTTTAAAAACTAATTAA